From the Buteo buteo chromosome 1, bButBut1.hap1.1, whole genome shotgun sequence genome, one window contains:
- the DMP1 gene encoding dentin matrix acidic phosphoprotein 1 isoform X1, with translation MAQVFSTHGTSQGWRPGGGRRKRGRPVPGDTSTRGSAARRCHWLPPARGRRQPVVKCPCGHAGAHSPGHPNTGSQLVPSRAPEEMPACTTPQATGTKTAMRATFLVLLLWAVACAHPVPGRELARLRRSAQQEDTASEDYLNKLGNLLSGGDGRHPPASAERGDNALAGDLAGGNAVGEELGEHGGREKGDRVEDTQRLNWVDDKDTSARDGNSLGFLEEDARDADDGDNGEHRGTGVNGLPSHAGGLLDEEDDSGDDTFDMNGEEEGSEGPTYIAGADGAGEHDHDAGRGDAGAGRGHGDSSSSSSSSESTGSDHWQYRNYLSSRYERTYRQGGGSSSSQEEESYDFEDEAMQGDDPSIFDGPGSSYKGRRAGPHALGSSRENGWGAGSRRWEDGDSKSPEVEDTDSGEDSLSTEDNSQSEEPVTSQSEEKSASRSEEDSPSMEDDGSKSRDGTDEESDEEPGESPEDISQEVVSTSSERSGSRSQEGQEDRESAEDRSAPSAPDSESGEDEDDQSQSAEDTVEQSKEDENDSDPDGDMPSTSAESQSASPEDDGSQEDNVGEDSRSTESNNSDSQEDDDDDKDESHSQEDATRESSSRGDDSSLQSLESRSRKRRPGAYHKPAADYDDNDCQDGY, from the exons GGCTGGCGTCCCGGCGGAGGCCGGAGGAAGCGTGGGAGGCCAGTTCCCGGTGACACCTCCACGCGTGGCAGCGCTGCCCGCCGGTGCCATTGGCTgccccctgcccggggccggcgCCAGCCAGTGGTTAAATGCCCGTGCGGCCACGCTGGGGCACACAGCCCGGGGCATCCCAACACAGGCAGCCAGCTCGTCCCATCCCGAGCACCGGAAGAGATGCCAGCTTGTACCACACCTCAAG CCACAGGGACCAAAACTGCCATGAGGGCCACGTTCCTGGTGCTGCTCCTCTGGGCTGTAGCCTGCGCTCACCCC GTGCCTGGCCGTGAGCTTGCCCGCCTCCGTCGCAGTGCCCAGCAGGAG GACACAGCAAGTGAAGATTACCTCAACAAGCTGGGCAACCTTCTGAGTGGTGGAGATGGCAGACATCCTCCTGCCAGTGCCGAGAGAGGGGACAATGCCCTTGCCGGGGACCTGGCAGGTGGGAATGCCGTGGGTGAGGAGCTGGGTGAGCATGGTGGCCGAGAGAAGGGAGACAGAGTTGAGGACACTCAGCGCCTGAACTGGGTGGACGACAAGGACACAAGTGCCCGGGATGGGAACAGCCTTGGTTTCCTG GAGGAGGATGCACGTGATGCTGATGATGGTGACAACGGAGAACACCGTGGCACTGGAGTCAATGGGCTTCCCTCCCACGCTGGCGGGCTCCTGGATGAGGAGGATGACAGTGGGGATGACACCTTTGATATgaatggggaagaggaggggagtgaAGGTCCTACTTACATAGCTGGTGCCGATGGGGCAGGCGAACATGACCATGACGCTGGCCGTGGGGACGCCGGGGCTGGCAGAGGGCAcggagacagcagcagcagtagcagcagcagcgagAGCACTGGGTCGGACCACTGGCAGTACAGGAACTACCTCAGCAGCCGGTATGAGCGGACCtacaggcagggagggggcagtagcagcagccaggaggaggagagtTACGACTTTGAGGACGAAGCCATGCAGGGTGACGACCCCTCCATCTTCGATGGCCCGGGCAGCAGCTACAAGGGGCGCCGTGCTGGCCCTCACGCGCTGGGGAGCAGCCGAGAGAATGGCTGGGGGGCTGGCTCCCGCCGCTGGGAGGATGGTGACAGCAAGTCCCCGGAGGTGGAGGACACCGACTCAGGAGAAGACAGCCTGTCCACAGAGGACAACAGTCAGTCGGAAGAGCCTGTCACCAGCCAGTCAGAGGAAAAGAGTGCCAGCCGCTCCGAGGAGGACAGCCCCTCCATGGAGGACGACGGCAGCAAGTCCAGGGACGGCACTGATGAGGAGTCAGATGAAGAGCCGGGAGAGTCCCCGGAGGACATCTCCCAGGAAGTGGTGAGCACGTCGAGCGAGCGCAGTGGTAGCCGGTcccaggaagggcaggaggacCGGGAGTCTGCCGAGGACAGGAGTGCACCATCCGCACCTGACAGCGAGTCCGGGGAAGATGAGGACGACCAGAGCCAGTCTGCAGAGGACACCGTGGAGCAGTCAAAGGAGGACGAGAATGACTCTGACCCTGATGGGGACATGCCAAGCACATCAGCGGAGAGCCAGAGCGCGTCACCGGAAGATGACGGCAGTCAAGAGGATAACGTAGGCGAGGACAGCAGGTCCACAGAGAGCAACAACAGCGACTCCCAGGAGGACGACGATGATGATAAGGACGAGAGCCACTCCCAGGAGGATGCCACCCGTGAGTCCAGCAGCCGCGGGGATGACAGCTCgctgcagagcctggagagCAGGAGCCGCAAACGGCGGCCGGGTGCCTACCACAAGCCTGCTGCTGACTACGATGACAACGACTGCCAGGATGGGTACTGA
- the DMP1 gene encoding dentin matrix acidic phosphoprotein 1 isoform X2 → MRATFLVLLLWAVACAHPVPGRELARLRRSAQQEDTASEDYLNKLGNLLSGGDGRHPPASAERGDNALAGDLAGGNAVGEELGEHGGREKGDRVEDTQRLNWVDDKDTSARDGNSLGFLEEDARDADDGDNGEHRGTGVNGLPSHAGGLLDEEDDSGDDTFDMNGEEEGSEGPTYIAGADGAGEHDHDAGRGDAGAGRGHGDSSSSSSSSESTGSDHWQYRNYLSSRYERTYRQGGGSSSSQEEESYDFEDEAMQGDDPSIFDGPGSSYKGRRAGPHALGSSRENGWGAGSRRWEDGDSKSPEVEDTDSGEDSLSTEDNSQSEEPVTSQSEEKSASRSEEDSPSMEDDGSKSRDGTDEESDEEPGESPEDISQEVVSTSSERSGSRSQEGQEDRESAEDRSAPSAPDSESGEDEDDQSQSAEDTVEQSKEDENDSDPDGDMPSTSAESQSASPEDDGSQEDNVGEDSRSTESNNSDSQEDDDDDKDESHSQEDATRESSSRGDDSSLQSLESRSRKRRPGAYHKPAADYDDNDCQDGY, encoded by the exons ATGAGGGCCACGTTCCTGGTGCTGCTCCTCTGGGCTGTAGCCTGCGCTCACCCC GTGCCTGGCCGTGAGCTTGCCCGCCTCCGTCGCAGTGCCCAGCAGGAG GACACAGCAAGTGAAGATTACCTCAACAAGCTGGGCAACCTTCTGAGTGGTGGAGATGGCAGACATCCTCCTGCCAGTGCCGAGAGAGGGGACAATGCCCTTGCCGGGGACCTGGCAGGTGGGAATGCCGTGGGTGAGGAGCTGGGTGAGCATGGTGGCCGAGAGAAGGGAGACAGAGTTGAGGACACTCAGCGCCTGAACTGGGTGGACGACAAGGACACAAGTGCCCGGGATGGGAACAGCCTTGGTTTCCTG GAGGAGGATGCACGTGATGCTGATGATGGTGACAACGGAGAACACCGTGGCACTGGAGTCAATGGGCTTCCCTCCCACGCTGGCGGGCTCCTGGATGAGGAGGATGACAGTGGGGATGACACCTTTGATATgaatggggaagaggaggggagtgaAGGTCCTACTTACATAGCTGGTGCCGATGGGGCAGGCGAACATGACCATGACGCTGGCCGTGGGGACGCCGGGGCTGGCAGAGGGCAcggagacagcagcagcagtagcagcagcagcgagAGCACTGGGTCGGACCACTGGCAGTACAGGAACTACCTCAGCAGCCGGTATGAGCGGACCtacaggcagggagggggcagtagcagcagccaggaggaggagagtTACGACTTTGAGGACGAAGCCATGCAGGGTGACGACCCCTCCATCTTCGATGGCCCGGGCAGCAGCTACAAGGGGCGCCGTGCTGGCCCTCACGCGCTGGGGAGCAGCCGAGAGAATGGCTGGGGGGCTGGCTCCCGCCGCTGGGAGGATGGTGACAGCAAGTCCCCGGAGGTGGAGGACACCGACTCAGGAGAAGACAGCCTGTCCACAGAGGACAACAGTCAGTCGGAAGAGCCTGTCACCAGCCAGTCAGAGGAAAAGAGTGCCAGCCGCTCCGAGGAGGACAGCCCCTCCATGGAGGACGACGGCAGCAAGTCCAGGGACGGCACTGATGAGGAGTCAGATGAAGAGCCGGGAGAGTCCCCGGAGGACATCTCCCAGGAAGTGGTGAGCACGTCGAGCGAGCGCAGTGGTAGCCGGTcccaggaagggcaggaggacCGGGAGTCTGCCGAGGACAGGAGTGCACCATCCGCACCTGACAGCGAGTCCGGGGAAGATGAGGACGACCAGAGCCAGTCTGCAGAGGACACCGTGGAGCAGTCAAAGGAGGACGAGAATGACTCTGACCCTGATGGGGACATGCCAAGCACATCAGCGGAGAGCCAGAGCGCGTCACCGGAAGATGACGGCAGTCAAGAGGATAACGTAGGCGAGGACAGCAGGTCCACAGAGAGCAACAACAGCGACTCCCAGGAGGACGACGATGATGATAAGGACGAGAGCCACTCCCAGGAGGATGCCACCCGTGAGTCCAGCAGCCGCGGGGATGACAGCTCgctgcagagcctggagagCAGGAGCCGCAAACGGCGGCCGGGTGCCTACCACAAGCCTGCTGCTGACTACGATGACAACGACTGCCAGGATGGGTACTGA